A part of Proteobacteria bacterium CG1_02_64_396 genomic DNA contains:
- a CDS encoding ATPase, which yields MNITVATTIAAPLAEVWHAYTTPDDIKQWNAASDDWHTTDAQVDLRVGGRFSSRMEAKDGSAGFDFVGTYTQVVPMSLLAYRFGERTAQVEFLEEGTGVTVRVTFEAEQEHSAEQQHSGWQAILDNFARHVEATR from the coding sequence ATGAACATCACCGTCGCAACCACCATCGCCGCCCCCCTGGCCGAGGTTTGGCACGCCTACACCACCCCCGACGATATCAAACAATGGAACGCCGCCTCCGACGACTGGCACACCACCGACGCCCAGGTCGATCTGCGGGTCGGTGGTCGGTTTTCATCCCGCATGGAGGCCAAGGATGGCAGCGCGGGTTTCGACTTCGTCGGCACCTACACCCAGGTCGTCCCCATGTCGCTGCTCGCATACCGTTTTGGCGAGCGCACAGCCCAGGTTGAATTCCTCGAAGAGGGGACGGGGGTGACGGTGCGGGTTACCTTCGAAGCCGAGCAGGAGCACAGCGCCGAGCAGCAGCACAGCGGCTGGCAGGCGATTCTGGACAACTTCGCCCGCCACGTTGAGGCGACCCGGTAG